Proteins encoded within one genomic window of Triticum aestivum cultivar Chinese Spring chromosome 2D, IWGSC CS RefSeq v2.1, whole genome shotgun sequence:
- the LOC123049688 gene encoding probable cysteine desulfurase, which translates to MDHTVEASMNATLLSLLGVTGKSEKGAAATDDKVEWLRSQLIGKDVEFDTPFGRRALTYADQTASGRSLSYIEDYLVKQVLPFYGNTHTDDSHVGSNTTRLVHKAARYIKRCMGAGPGDALIFCGAGTTAAIKRLQEIIGVALPSIEMRNRLSAQLRAEERWVVFVGPYEHHSNLLSWRQSLAEVVEIGVDANGLVDVAALRRALGSPEYADRPMLGSFSACSNVTGVMTDTREIARVLHQHGAFACFDFAASGPYVKIDMKSGETDGYDAVFLSPHKFVGGPGTPGILLMNKSLYKLHSQPPSTCGGGTVAYVNGFNEEDTLYYDDIEEREDAGTPPILQKIRASLAFWVKEYVGYDTMDLRERVFSEMAMKRLVNNPNVRVLGNTSAHRIPIFSFLIYPSVTVKKPFDDFDEPGCDKQLDTMRHKQLPLHGRFVTRLLNDLFGIQARGGCACAGPYGHTLLNVENELSLRIRSAVLEGYSGLKPGWTRLSFSYYLSKEEFKFILSAIEFIATYGHRFLALYKFDWITGNWTFRKQAVKYHIMREELSLGIEPLKQNKDQPKLADMMDKPVVNHKKFQSYLESANKIALSMSDISNQIASVPKGVDPDLVLFHI; encoded by the exons ATGGATCACACGGTAGAGGCCTCCATGAACGCCACCCTGCTGAGCCTTCTCGGCGTCACGGGCAAGTCGGAGAAGGGTGCGGCGGCGACGGACGACAAGGTGGAGTGGCTCCGGTCGCAGCTGATCGGCAAGGACGTCGAGTTCGACACGCCGTTCGGGCGCCGTGCGCTGACTTACGCCGACCAAACGGCGTCCGGCCGGAGCCTGAGCTACATCGAGGACTATCTCGTGAAACAGGTCCTCCCGTTCTACGGAAACACGCACACGGATGACAGCCACGTCGGGAGCAACACGACGCGGCTGGTGCACAAGGCGGCGCGCTACATCAAGCGCTGCATGGGTGCCGGCCCCGGCGACGCGCTCATCTTCTGCGGCGCCGGCACGACCGCGGCCATCAAGCGCCTGCAGGAGATCATCGGCGTGGCATTGCCGTCCATTGAGATGCGCAACCGGCTTTCGGCGCAACTGCGTGCCGAGGAGCGATGGGTGGTCTTCGTCGGGCCGTACGAGCACCACTCCAACCTTCTGTCGTGGCGCCAGAGCCTGGCGGAGGTGGTTGAGATCGGCGTCGACGCCAATGGACTCGTCGACGTCGCTGCGCTCCGCCGCGCGCTCGGATCGCCAGAGTACGCGGATCGACCCATGCTGGGATCTTTCTCGGCGTGCAGCAACGTCACCGGCGTCATGACGGATACGCGCGAGATCGCCCGCGTTCTTCACCAGCACGGCGCGTTCGCATGCTTCGACTTCGCCGCGAG TGGACCCTATGTCAAGATCGATATGAAGTCTGGTGAAACCGATGGGTATGATGCCGTTTTCTTGAGCCCTCACAAATTTGTCGGAGGACCGGGCACACCGGGCATCCTTCTCATGAACAAATCATTGTATAAGCTCCATTCCCAGCCTCCCTCAACGTGCGGAGGCGGCACAGTGGCCTATGTCAATGGCTTCAATGAGGAG GACACACTATACTACGACGATATCGAGGAGCGTGAGGATGCTGGCACACCGCCGATACTACAAAAGATCCGTGCATCGCTTGCGTTCTGGGTGAAGGAGTATGTTGGGTATGACACGATGGACCTTCGCGAGCGAGTGTTCTCAGAGATGGCAATGAAAAGGCTTGTCAATAATCCAAATGTTAGGGTGCTAGGCAACACAAGTGCCCATCGTATACCAATCTTCTCATTCCTAATCTACCCATCAGTAACCGTGAAGAAGccatttgatgattttgatgagccTGGTTGTGATAAACAATTGGATACGATGAGGCACAAGCAACTACCCCTCCATGGTCGTTTTGTGACTAGGCTTTTGAATGATCTTTTCGGCATCCAGGCGAGGGGAGGTTGTGCTTGCGCAGGTCCCTATGGCCACACATTGCTCAATGTCGAGAACGAACTCTCACTTCGCATTCGGTCCGCTGTCCTTGAG GGTTACAGTGGACTGAAGCCAGGATGGACCAGATTGAGCTTTAGTTACTACCTCTCCAAGGAGGAGTTTAAATTTATCCTTTCCGCCATCGAGTTCATAGCGACATACGGACACCGCTTCCTCGCTTTGTACAAATTCGACTGGATCACTGGCAACTGGACCTTTAGGAAACAGGCAGTCAAGTACCACATCATGAGGGAGGAATTATCTCTTGGCATAGAACCATTGAAACAAAATAAGGACCAGCCAAAGCTTGCGGATATGATGGATAAGCCCGTTGTCAATCATAAGAAGTTTCAGAGCTACTTAGAGAGTGCCAATAAAATTGCACTCTCCATGTCGGACATTAGTAATCAGATTGCCAGCGTTCCAAAAGGAGTAGACCCTGACTTGGTTCTTTTCCATATATAG